Within the Maniola hyperantus chromosome 7, iAphHyp1.2, whole genome shotgun sequence genome, the region atttcaaaaccctatttcacccccttaggagttgaattttcaaaattcctttcttagcggatgcctacgtcataatagctatctgcatgcaaaatttcagcccgatccgtccagtagtttgagctgtgcgttgatagatcagtcagtcagtcattcattcagtcagtcagtcagtcaccttttccttttatatatatatagatatagaagaaAGTTTAAAACTCAAACCTGACTACCTCTTAAAACATTACTATAGACACATGGTTTATACCCCTACTTATATAACGGTGAGGCATCACAAAGGTCTACCCCCCTACATAGTCTGCTGCGCGGAATAGAGATCGGGTCggaaaagtgactgtcataatgtaaatactagaaataaaaataagcttGTAATGCCCACCtccaggctaagtaaagttagcaattcatttattggaaaatctataagattttataataagcttccagaatcctgaagacatattggagatgtctctcaacaagttcaaagttttcataaaacgtaaactaattgaaaaatcctattacaatgtaaaggattatttaaatgataagcaagcttgggaatgagttgcttaacggattgtgatagttctaataagtttcaataattttgtaaagtggtgataataaaaagaatacccggctgagtctgttgtgggctcttctcagacctgggcgcgtttggaaccctcgtagctttagttttaagtttgcgtaataattatcaccactatatcttagaaatccaacatctgaccatcaaaaagagttattaattacctattttgaataaatcatttgactttaggtaggtaggtaggtacttacttttggTCCCGTACCTACCATTGGTGTAGGTACGGGACCAAGAGGCTATTTGCAGCTAAATTatgagcctatgtcactttccaggtctttatctatacccatgcaaaaaacacgtcaattcgttgcactgttgcgacgtgattgaaggacaaacaaacgcactttcacatttatacctactgatgaacatattctaatttttttttgtgatgtaagcacaaattcacggttttaggattttttctttactacGACAGATCTATGTACgtagtgtacctacctgccaaatttcatgattctaggtcaacgggactcTACAGGTTTTCATTATCTTTtcttgaccgacagacagacaacgaagtgatcctataagggttccttttagggttcctttttccttttgagttacggaaccataaaaataattttttcctTCTTATGGATAGTAGAACCTTACTTGGTCCTGTACACCAGGGAGAGGTTGTCCAGGTTGGGCGCCTTGTCCCCCAGCATCTGATCGTACGTCACTCCGAACAATCCCTTCATGAATTCACCTGGACAGTTGCAAGGAAtggtttacaaattataatcaTTTCAAGCGgcttcaaaaataattaattaaaaaaaaactacttacccTGTCAAAAAATAAACtgaaaagtcaaaaattcacATTGGCACCATACAGCcaccatatttaatttttttttaattactcgGGATGTAAAGGATAAGTAGGTATCTGTCTGCCAACaacagatttggatgtttgtttagaGATGACTTTCTATATtagattttaggtttttaaaaatcccgcgggaactctttaattttccgggataaaaagtagcctatgtcgttccccggggtgtaagctaaTTTTACACTAAATTTCATTACAATCTgttaagctagcagacagacagacagacagatagacagatacactttcgcatttataatattagtatggattagtatggaagtatggatcatTATCAAGAGATATGGATATATggataacaattttattatcatcatgatcaacccatcgcaggaCCAAAATTAACACAGCTCTCCTGTCAGAAATTCAGAATGAATTTTAAGCTGGCTCAGTgtagattagcagacttcacatcgAACCCCCGCCCTACCGAATAGAAGACTgacgtgttaaccactaggttatgtATAATGTACTAAATCTGTAAGTTTACTTACATTGCGAAAACCTCTCCTTGTAATCGCCGTCTTCGACCGGTTGTTGGAGGTCGGACCCGTCCGTTTCAGTTGCCACTAAACATAGAACAccaactaattatttatttcatcatcatcagcctgtggacatccactgttggacgtACCAGTATGTACAACCCCAATCCACTAATTACTGTGGATAATGAAAGAGATCTCTACCCTCAGCTATTGAAATATAAGGATTACAATGCAGAGGGGAAGAAAATACTTACAGGAGGATGCAGGTGTAGCAATAACCCAATTGTTGTCTACGCAGACGNNNNNNNNNNNNNNNNNNNNNNNNNNNNNNNNNNNNNNNNNNNNNNNNNNNNNNNNNNNNNNNNNNNNNNNNNNNNNNNNNNNNNNNNNNNNNNNNNNNNNNNNNNNNNNNNNNNNNNNNNNNNNNNNNNNNNNNNNNNNNNNNNNNNNNNNNNNNNNNNNNNNNNNNNNNNNNNNNNNNNNNNNNNNNNNNNNNNNNNNtctatagaatagaatagaatatatttttattcaaataaacttttacaagtgcttttaaatcgttGCTTTTTAACTATGTAGTTAAATTCACCACgcttagttttatttataacgaTTTACGATGTTTAGTGTCTATAACGCTGTAAATACCTTCAGTGTCTATAACGCTATAAATACCTTCAGTGTCTATAACGCTGTAAATACCACTAGTGTCTATAACGCACTAAATACCTTCAGTGTCTATAACGCTATAAATACCTTCAGTGTCTATAACGCTATAAATACCTTCAGTGTCTATAACGCTGTAAATACCACCAGTGTCTATAACGCTGTAATACCACCAGTGTCTATAACGCTGTAAATACCACCAGTGTCTATAACGCTGTAAATACCACCAGTGTCTATAACGCTGTAATACCACCAGTGTCTATAACGCTGTAAATACCTTCAGTGTCTATAACGCTGTAAATACCACCAGTGTCTATAACGCTGTAAATACCACCAGTGTCTATAACGCAGTAAATACCTTCAGTGTCTATAACTCTATAAATACCTTCAGTGTCTATAACACTGTAAATACCACCAGTGTCTATAACGCTGAAAATACCTTCAGTGTCGATAACGCTGTAAATACCTTCAGTCTCCATATAAGTTTGTCCCTGGCCTTGGCGCCGACGAACTGTCCCTTACAAAAGGCGTCCGCGACGTGGCTCCCCTTCGAGTCACACATAATATACACCAACTCTTCGGGAGCAAGCTCCAGAAGACAGGACACTACCTTCGCTGGACGCTGCAatatcaaactcaaactcaaattatttattcagaactagcttatttccgcgacttcgtccgcgtggactacacaaaatctcaaacccctatttcacccccttaggggttgaattttcaaaaattctttctaagcggatccctgcgtcataatagctatctgcatgcgaaatttcagcccgatccgtccagtagtttgacctgtgcgttgatagatcagtcagtcactttttccttttatatatttagattggtaAAAtattacgcttcctgattgtcataaatttattatttgtaagatgatatgatatagtggtgataattaatacgtacttaaaactaaagctacgagggttccaaacgcgcccaggtcttagatgagcccacaacaaactcagtctggtattttttttattatcaccactttacaaaatcgcttagaactaacacaaagctgtttggcaattcattcccaagctttcttttcattcaaataatcattgtaataggatttttcaatgagtttgcgttttatgaaaactttgaacttgttgagagacatcttcaatatgtcttctggaagcttattatacaAACGTATAGAATTTCCATCAACATGTAACATTACGGGCGCATTCAAATTTACTGCTTTGTAACctcattgaaattttcacatagtGTGTatattgccgctacaacaacaaataccgaaaatttcaaaatggccgccatgtaaattagaacaattaaaaagtaatctatatatataaactcACTTGACTAATCacaaaatctcaggaactataaagcctacaaacctgaactttggaaggtaggttctttctaggacgtaagtgtcagctaagaaacggttttgaagaATTCCTCCCCTGAAAGGGAGGGTTGAAGGTTTTATGAAAgttctatgtttttgaagttagagacgtcttgtacctatatatatttattttaggctCTTTACAGCAATTACCTGGAAGTCCAGCATAGTCTGTAGTACGACGGAGCCGTGTACGTGTATAAAGTACTCCTTGTTAGTATCGTTGGTACGTAGAGGCGCCATCTTTAGACACTGCACTGCTAAATGTTTCTGGTAGTCTGGTTCTGAACAGTTGAGCGCTTTTTCCAAATTCTGGGAAAAATAAACAATTCCTTGTATAACCCGGTCGAACTAAGTTTGCACCTCGCgtcgaataaaaattaaataaaaaaaaccggccaagtgcgagtcaggctcgcacactgagggttccgtactacagtcgtattttttcgacatttttgacgataattcaaaaactatgatggataaaaataaataaaaatctgttttagaatgcacaggtaaaaagccctttcatatgatatcccacttgatatagttattttacttcgaatattgaaaatactaattattagttcatgaccacaatttaattttttttgtgtgattttaccctaaattcacgattttcagattttccccctaaagccagctataagacccacctacctgccaaatttcatgattctaggtcaacgggaagtaccctgtaggtttcttgacagacagacagacagacagacaacaaagtgatccaataagggttccgtttttccttttgaggtacggaaccttaaaaaaaactcaacaagtggcagaccaaaattcgtagtacgtgtatgtttgcatctttgtcactgatacacgttctacgaatttttgtctgccacttgttgagttttttttttttttttttaatttttaatcgacgcgaCGCGAGGTGCAAACTTAGCTTGCCCGGGTAGTAAGTGGTCtctcttttatttttcactagcttatgctcgcgacttcgtccgcgtggattacaaaaATTTCGAACCCAAGTTtcatcccttaggggttgaattttcaaaattcctttcttagcagatgcctacgtcataatatctacctgcatgccaaatttaagcccgatccgtccagtagtttgagctgtgcgttgatagatcagtcagtcacaaactaaatttaaaatatctgcatctttttctttttaatattgctaaaaaaggacggaacatgaattttacatttaaagactcttaattttagtgcacgctacaaatttaaacagtaggctcgcgactgtgcgctaaaatcacgggttttaacctctaagaattaaatttaaaactgtcaaactgtgtctgtccttttcatattacattagtaagaagaggatgtgaatactctaaaatttagatgtcctcagaatcagtaccattggctCAAACTTACCTGTAGGAACTGCATCTGCTTGGTTTTGATGCGCAAACACGCCTTGGCAATGGCCACCAATACGCCAGTGTTGCCGCACGCCAGTATTGCATCATACTTTGTGGCCAACTCATCAAACATTGGCTCAAACTGAAATCCAAAAACatgttttttcatttttaatttaaaaggtcacaaataataaacttaaaattacacaaaaagaaagaaatacatATAAATGCTATTTTGTAGACCCACTTAGTGATTGTCTCAGCTTGCGATGAGAAACTAGatagaaagagaaaaaaatcggccaagtgcgagtcaggctcaacgagggttccgtactacagtcgtacttttgcgacattttgcacgacaattcaaaaactatgatgcataaaaatgaataaaaatctgctttagaatgcacaggtgaagacctttcatatgataccccacttgatatagttatcttacttagaaaattaaaaatattaaatactaattattagttcatgaccacaatttaatttttttgtgtgatgtaaccacaaattcacggttttcagatttttccccaaatgtcagctataagttctacctacctgccaaatttcatgattctaggtcaacgggaagtaccctgtaggtttcttgacacacagacagacagatagacaggcagacaacaaagtgatcttataagtttttccttttgaggtctggaacccttaaaagtaaataagcaatcgcgctccatcttaggctgcatcatcacatcatcacagcatcattcaacgcgcttttgaacaataatgctcaatgggacccatttaatgatgggtctataatactggttcgggagttactgaagtacgctgagagcattgcatgaatatgtcattcaatgttctcagcgtacatattcaaaattctttgatcttttatcgttttgtattttatgtcttttttcttgtacctttatttgtatttaaatttaatcatctagttagtgtaagtagtcatctACTAGTTACTGTAGTTAGTGttatattgtttatagaaacactattattattattatgtattaagaagtagacggaatgacacactttttaaaccttcgtggttttttgctgtgtctaaattggatttgataaacattctctatgttggtaattaaaaaaaaaaaaaaaaaaaagtggcacTGGCGttttaattagatataaaataaataaaataaaaaaaataaaaaaatcacttgccaccagccccccaattgtgtaagaataaccatttcatggctatcgcaatcgtcaagaattctgccctttgattggctgtgaaaaaatgtaaacagcgaatcaaccaatcaaagggcagaatttcttgacgattgcgatagccatcaaatggttattcttacacaattggggggcaggtctgattgcagccaagcgctagtatataaataaatagaaacaaCACAGACCTCTTCCTTAATACGGCAGTTGTCCAGGAGTCGCTGCACTGTGAAGTTGAGCATCTGCATGCAGGACAGCCGTCCCAGGCGGTGGATGAAACAGCGCGCGTATATCTGAGTATACGTCTTCTTCTTTGACACGAACAGAGCTGCTTCTAGTAACCTGAATAGTTGGAGAAAATACCGgtccgagtgttccgtactcagttttttttaaatatttttttattttttatttttattgaaaaggttcgctagcgatttttattttttacaaaaatgatcttaaattacataaagttaaattacaagacgttgtatgtaaaatcatttgaaagcaaacactacatgcacattcacacaatttacatggaacaattattaatcatataagtaaaataatacaaaaagtagctaaaactttccgaaatagtggaaacacaaaaaaaaaattattcaaggtGCAATGTGCAAATAattatattagccatgttaaatgacctCTAcacaactaagcgtcaagcttgtgctaggagttggtacgacaatagtgcaacgggcggggtttgaaccgtcgtggTTTTCcatccactcctttacccattgagctattgaggctcttaatttttctatttatattgcacgatacatcaaaaactattatgcaaaaaaaaattgttttagaattacctgtgtaaagcccttttatatgttaccccacttggttatattaactttgaaagttgaaaatactaattattggtttatgaacatttaaatttttttttgtgatgtaaccacaaattcacgatttcggatttttccccttgagtgtgctataagacctacctacttgccaaatttcatgattgtaggtcaacgggatgtacctgtaggtttcttgacacataCAACAGACAAATAACACATAACGGTACTAACCTAACAGCAGATTCGTTCTCAAAAACAGGAGGCAAGCTCCCAGAAGTTTCAACTTTCTCCTCTTCTTTCAATTCCTTAATATGACTTTTAATCTTCTTCTCATCATTCCCTTCCGAGACCCAATCTTCAGGAGcagttttaacttttttctCTTCCTTCAATTCCTCGAAGTCAATATCAATTTTATCCTTCTCATCACCGGCGGGGACCCAATCTTCGGGCGCGAAGCTTTCatttaataacttttttattaaagttttagtTAAGTTCTTATCTGCGTTTTTAACTGCGTATAATAATACTTGGAGTAGGGCAGAGGTTATGTTCTTGTATGGCAAGTCTTTGAACTGGGGCCATGCTACCAATCTAAAATAAGTTGATTATGTACTAAGTTGTGTATTAAATTAACTTTATGTTATATTAAACACCttcctaacttttcggagttatgtgctttttaagtagtagtgaaggaaaacatcgtgaggaaacctgcatacctgagagtttttcataatgttctcaaaggtgtgtgaagtctaccaatctgcacatggccagcgtggtagactatggcaaaaacccttcttactctgagagaagacccatgctctgtagtgagccggcgatgggttgatcatgatgatgatacatgtATCTACATTTTTACTTTTGtgataattatgtaaaaaatatttctaattaaTGTTTCCATctgcactaatattataaagaggtggTTTGTGTGGGGTGGATtgctagtcttatataaagtATATATGCCACATTTGTGCTAAGATACACAGTAACGTACAAAATCTGAGacaaaattttacttttacagATAATTCcttacattttattaaaaaaaagtaaagtgtGTAAGCGCATTGTAAAACTTACCTTATTTGgataattttaaagtaaaagttgctaaaataataaaatataaacccccaacaaaaatatcaaattaacgaatttttaataataatagtaataataatcatctttatttcagatattacatccattttgttagtaataaaatgaattgctaatgactatgttagtaagtaggCTGTTTCATGCGTACTTTTATTTATCtaggaatctaccacccatgagACACTGAGAGTGCATGTGCAAACCAACCCAGTGTCTCATAAATGGATTATCTAGTTTTTACAGAgaatcgtgtgtggtggcgcgctcttgggaatgcctatgtccagcagtggacgcaaacaggctgattgattgaaatgAAAAGTTACCTGTTGGCAAACTCCTTTACAATTTCCTTATACTCATCAGGCACAACTTTGTACTTCATCTCAGTGGAATGCGGAGGTAT harbors:
- the LOC117983912 gene encoding nucleolar protein 9, producing the protein MGEESTNNNPPHKKQKKKRKNFLKNARKYAKKGQMGRGTQIPQDLYDYFVQILESIKQGVEDSDERQALVNNVLERTKGEELNIIGNQLGCRLVELLLPYATPEHLERYIEALSPELRRLCSDNFTSHIIETLLRVSCERATEYLQILDQLDDEGPKKKRKKTKSKYTDEHITSCHEFTLKICKYVLNNLEDFVWDRYANHILRSALKCLSGIVLLPGEKAKPNMFKQTKEDNPSIPPHSTEMKYKVVPDEYKEIVKEFANRLVAWPQFKDLPYKNITSALLQVLLYAVKNADKNLTKTLIKKLLNESFAPEDWVPAGDEKDKIDIDFEELKEEKKVKTAPEDWVSEGNDEKKIKSHIKELKEEEKVETSGSLPPVFENESAVRLLEAALFVSKKKTYTQIYARCFIHRLGRLSCMQMLNFTVQRLLDNCRIKEEFEPMFDELATKYDAILACGNTGVLVAIAKACLRIKTKQMQFLQNLEKALNCSEPDYQKHLAVQCLKMAPLRTNDTNKEYFIHVHGSVVLQTMLDFQRPAKVVSCLLELAPEELVYIMCDSKGSHVADAFCKGQFVGAKARDKLIWRLKVFTALSTLKVFSAL